AACGATCACGCCGTGCGGATCGGCGGCCATCAGTTCGACGCTGCTTTGCGAGAGCTCCGCGATCGCGCCGGCAGCAACTTTTTCCGCAAGCAAGCGCAGCGAAGCGACATCGGAAATATCGGGCAGTGCGCGCGAGAGCGAGGAAAGCACGCCTTCGAGCAAGACAAAACCCATGAGTGCGATATTGATGGCGAGGCTGATCAATCTCGCGCTCATATCGATGCCCGAAGCCATACCCGCGCGGTTTGAAGACACGGAGCCCGTAGCGGTATTCGTGACGGGCGTATTGGTCAGGCCGAGCCCGATCCCGCACGCCAGGCAGCCCGGCAACATCGTGATCCAGCTGGCGTGGTCGGCGCCGGTTCCGAGCCTCATCAGCAGGAAGCCGAGGCCGATGGTGAACATGCCGAGCGGAATGACGCGGCGCGCTTCGAACCGGAGCGCGAGACGCTCAGCAAACGGCGGCACCACCAGTGTCGGCAACGTATAGGCAAGTAGCGACAGTCCCGCCTTTACGCTCGTATAGCCGAGCGCGCCTTGAAAATAGATCGGCAGGTAGATCATGAACGGCCAATAGCTGAAGTTCATGCCCATCGACCCAAACATCGCACCCGAAAACGGACGAATCCGGAACACCGAAAAATCGAACATCGGCCGAGGGCTGCGCTTCTCGACATAGAGGAATGCCATGAAACTCGTGGCCGTGCCCGCGATGATGCTCCACGCGACGACGCTGTCGAATCCGAGGGCGGGCCCTTGCGTAATCAGATAAACAAGGCCGAAAGTCGATGCCGATAGCGTGACGACACCGGGCACATCGAGGTGCTGCGCATGCGGGTCGCACGATTCCTGCACACCGGCGAAGGCGAGACCGAACGCGACGACCGAGACCAGCGTGTGGACGAGAAACACCCACTGCCAGTTGGCGATCGCGACGATCATGCCGCCGATAATCGGCCCGAAACCCAGCCCGATGCCAAAGATAATTCCCCATGCGCTAAACGCCTTACTGCGTTCGCGTCCTTCCTGAAACTGATGCGACAGCACAGCGACCTGGCAGATAAGCATCGCGCCGCCGCCCATGCCTTGAAGAAACCGGCTGACGATCAGCACGGGCGCGTTCCACGCAAGCCCGCAAACCAGCGACGTGACCGCGAACATCACGATGCTGGCCATATAAACGCGTTTGCGCCCGAAACGGTCGGCGAGCGCCCCGGTAGCCATCAGCACGGTGGTGCACGCGAGCGTGTACGCATTCATGATCCATTGAATTTCCTTGAAGTCGGCATGGAGCACATGCTCGAGCGTGGAGAGTATGGTCGGCACACTCGATATTTCGAGCCCGAACATCAGCGAAGTCAGGCAAACCGTGGCGAGTGCAACGGCATTTTGAGGATGGCGAAGTAGTGTCATGGGTATCGAAGGGAAAGGGATTCTTGTGAACCGCATGCACCGAACACAACAGCAACGGTTCAATCAGGAATACGTCGGATGTACTATATCGGGAATGCAGTTCCCGATTGACGCTGGTTTTTCCCTTCAATTGTTCCTGTTGGGACCCAATATGACGGACAAGCTCGATGGCGTGGCAGTCTTCGTGCAAGTGGTCGAAGCGGGCAGCTTCACGCTTGCGGCCGAGCGCATGCATCTCACGCGCTCGGCAATCGGCAAGGTGATCGCGCGGCTCGAAGGCCGTCTCGACGCGCGGCTACTCCATCGCACGACGCGCACTCAGACACTCACGGAAGCGGGGCAGGCCTATTACGACCGATGCGTACGGGCGCTTGCCGAACTCGACGCCGCCGAAGCCGAACTCGATAGCGGACATAGCGAGCCGCGCGGCCGTTTGCGCGTCAGCGCGCCGCTCGCGTTCGGCCACCATTGCGTCGCGCCTGTGTTGTTCGGTCTCGCGCGCAAGCACCCCGCGCTCCAGATCGACATTTCGTTCACCGACCGTGTGGTGGACCTCGTCGAAGAAAACATCGATCTGGCGATACGGATCGGCGAACTGCGCGACAGCACGAGCCTCGCGGCACGCGGCCTCGGCGTTCAGGATCTCAGTATCGGGGCCGCGCCGTCGTATCTGGCGCGGCATGGCATGCCCGTCGATATCGACGATTTCGCGGGGCATGTGGGCATTGCTTACTCGCGCGCGGGTGTCGTATCGCCATGGCGCATGCGCGACACGGATGGCGTCGAGTGGGAGCTACCGATCGAGTCGAAACTGAGCATGGACGATATCCAGGCGATTGCGGGAGCCGGCGTCGCCGGGCTGGGGCTCGTGCAGGTGCCGTGCTGGCTGCTGACGCGATATATGGCGACCGGCGAACTCGTGGCAGTAAGAGAGCGTTGCGGCGTGCGACCGATGGATATTCATGCGGTGTGGCCGAAAACGCCGTACTTGCCGTTGAAAACGCGTTATGCAATTGATGCGCTCGTGGCGGAAATCCCGGCGATGAATCTGGGTTGAGAGGATGCTAGCGAGCTCAGCAATGCACGCGACACCCAACCCAACGCCATGACAGCACGCAAACCTGGCATGCGTTGCTTCTCATCCGTGAAGCCATTGGGCAATTGCCGCACCGACAGAAGCGATCGTCGCATTCTGGTGCTTTCCATCGGACGGATCGCCGGTCAGATAGATCGAGATAAACAGCGGGCGGCTTTCTTCCGACGGCCAGACGACGGCCACGTCGTTTGTGGTTCCGTGTTCGCCTGCGCCGGTCTTGTCTCCGATTCGCCACTGCTGCGGCAGCCCCGCGCGCAGCCGCGTCCCGCCGGTTTTATTGCCGGCCAGCCAGCCGATCAGGCGGTCTCGCGACGCGGGCTGTAGCGGGTCGCCTGTCACTAGTGCGCGCATATTCGACAGCATGGCGGCCGGCGATGTCGTATCGCGCGGATCGCCGGGGCGTGCTTCGTTAAGCTCAGGTTCGACCCGATCGAGGCGCGTGACGTGATCGCCGAGCAGGCGCGCATAGGCGGTGAGGGCCTCAGGCCCGCCGATGCTTGCCAGCATGAGATTGCCGGCGGTGTTGTCGCTAAAGGTGATGGCCGCTTCGCAGATTTCCGCGAGTGTCATGCCTTGCGCACCGGACCTGTTTTGGGTAACCGGAGAATTCACCACGACATCGTTCGGCTCGAAACGGATGCGGCGTTCCAGTCGATCGGTGCCGCTATCGACTCGTGAAAGCACCGCAGCGACCGCCAATAGCTTGAACGTGCTGCACATTGGAAAACGCTCGTGTGACCGGTAACCGGCGCGCTTGCCGGTCTGCGTGTCGATCACTGCAACGCCCAGCCGGCCCCCGCGGTCGGTCTCGATGTGACGCAGCGCGACCGATAGTGCATCGGGTGCGTCGTTATCGCTTTGAGCGAACGCCCTCGACATCGGGAAAAGCGTCGGAAATAAACACGCCCCCGAAACAGCAAGAATTGCTTTTGCAACGCCGCGACGATCAGTCATTCCATGTTCTCCTTATGTTTTCCTCATGTTCTTCTCAGGCAGGAGCGCTACTGTCGCTGTGGCTCGCCTGATCGACAAGCGATGAAAAATCGGGAGAGCCGATAGATAAACTTGGGCATCGATGCGCGCTGGGAAAAGTAAGCACTTCGCTCAAGCCCGGGTTTGGAAAACCCTAAGGCGATTGACTAAAGTTATCTTCATGCCCATTACCTCGCATGACGGCGTGCAAAGCGGAGGAGAGCATGGCCGACCTTCAACTCGACGTGAACCCGACCTTGCGCACCGTTGCGGATCTGCCGTGCCCGCGCGGTATGCCGATTCTGGGGAATCTCTTCCAGATGGCGCCGGCAAAATTGCATCTGACCTTGGAGCAATGGGCGAAGCAATTCGGTTCGCCATACAGGGTCCAACTCGGCACGATCCCGGTGACGGTATGGACGCAGGCCGATCTGTTCCAGACCGTCATGCGCGAGCGGCCGCATCTGTATCGCCGGTTTGCGCCCATGGAATCCGTGATGGCCGAACTGGGCGGAAACGGCTTGTTTTCGGCGGAAGGCGCGGCCTGGGAACCGCAGCGCCGGCTCGTCATGCGAGCGCTTTCCTTTTCGAACATCAAGGGCTTCTTTCCGGCGCTGGAAGCGATTACCGGGCGTTTTCTCGTTCGACTGCAACAGGCCGAGAAGGAGCAACGAACGCTCGAGATGACGAAGGAACTCAAGCGCTATACGGTCGATGTGACAAGCACGCTCGCCTTCGGCGAGGACCCGCATACGCTCGAACGGGAACAAGGCATCATCCAGGAACAGCTTGCTCTCGTCACGCCCGCGCTGATGCGGCGCATCACCGCGATTTTTCCTTACTGGCACTACGTCACGCTTGCCGAGGACCGGCGGCTCGCGCGGGCCATGGTGGAAGTGCACAGTTATATCCGCAAGATGATCGAGCGGGCGCGCGAGCGCATGCGTGAGGCTCCCGATGCGCCGCCGCGCAACCTGCTTGAAGCCATGCTTGCCGCGCGCAACGAGCCCGATTCGAAAGTGACCGATGAACAGATTTCGGCGAACGTGCTGACGCTGCTCGTCGCGGGCGAGGACACGACGGCGAATGCGATTGCCTGGGCGCTGATGTACGTTGCCGCGGATACCCGGCTGCAGAATCGCCTGTTCGAACAGGCGCGTATGGCGTTCGGCGAATCCGCAATCTGTCCGGACTACGACGCATTGAAGCATCTCGATCTGTGCGAGGCCGTATGCAACGAGGCGCTGCGCTTGCGGCCCGTTGCCGCGATCCAGACATTCGAGCCGCTGACCGATGTGTATATCGGCGGCGTCGCGATACCGGCGCGAACACGCATGCTGTTTCTGACGCGTCCGGCCACGCGCGACCCGCTGAACTTCGCGCACCCGGAAACGTTCGATCCCGACCGCTGGAAGCACCCGCGAGATCCATCGGAAGGCGCGCACGAACTGAAGGCGTACCTGACATTCGGAGCGGGTCCGCGCGTGTGCCCGGGCCGTTATCTCGCAGCGGTCGAGATGAGGCTCGTCATATCGATGCTGACGCGCCACTTCGAGATCGAACTCGCGATCGACCCCGCGAAGATTGAAGAAGTCTCGGCATTCACGATGGTGCCGAACACCATGCCGGTGCGGCTCAGGCCACGCGGCTGAATCGCGGCTGAATAACAGTTCGGAGACTTTCCCCGCAGGAGAGAACGTGGACGTCGCCGCCTGGCTGCATAGCCTCGGAATGGAACAATATGAGCGGGCGTTTCGCGAGAACGCGATCGACGAGCACGTGCTGCACAGCCTGACGGCCGACGATCTGAAAGAACTCGGTATCGCCTCGATCGGTCATCGCCGCAAGCTACTCGATGCGCTGAGCGAATTGCGAACGCGGACGCAGGCATCGCGGCAGGCTACCACCCCGATACGATCCGCGCACGCCACAGCGACCCTCAGCGACACGAAGGCCGAACGACGGCAGGTCGCCGTGCTGTTTGCCGATCTGTGCGGCTTTACGGAGATGAGCCGCGAAGTCGACGCGGAGGACGTGCTCGCGATGCTCGATCGATACTTCGAGCAGACGGATCGCATTGTCGAGCAACATGGCGGCCATATCGACAAGCATGTTGGCGATTGCGTGATGGCTGTTTTCGGGGCGCCGCTTTCGCACGGGAACGATGTCGAACGCGCGTTGCGTGCGGCGCTTGCCATCCGCGACGCGATGCCGCGTTTATCGCGCACGCTGTCGCGTCCGCTCTCGGTGCATGTCGGTATTGCAGGCGGACAGGTCGTCGCGAGCGGCGCCGGCAGCGACGCGCATCGCGAGTACACCGTGACCGGCGAGACCGTGAACCTCGCCTCGCGCCTCACCGACGCGGCCGGGCAAGGCGAGATCCTGATTTCGGAAGCCGTGTGGCGCGCGGTGGCCGATCGCGTCGACTGCGCGGAGCGTGGCGCGATTGTCGTCAAGGGTTTTGCGCAGGCGCTGCCGGCCTGGTGTCTTGCCGGGTTTCGGCACACTGGCCTGGGGCGGCCGTTTATCGGCCGTCGCGATGAACTGCTCCAGTTCAGGGCCGTGCTCGAATCGTGTCGCGAGACCGGGCGCGGGCAGGTTGTGCAGGTGCGCGGCGAAGCCGGCATCGGTAAGACCCGTATTGTCGAGGAATTCCAGCGTGAGGCGAGCGAGCTGGGCTTCGCTTGCCATGGCGCCGTCGTGCTCGACTTCGGTGCAAGTACGGGACGGAA
The genomic region above belongs to Paraburkholderia edwinii and contains:
- a CDS encoding MFS transporter, which produces MTLLRHPQNAVALATVCLTSLMFGLEISSVPTILSTLEHVLHADFKEIQWIMNAYTLACTTVLMATGALADRFGRKRVYMASIVMFAVTSLVCGLAWNAPVLIVSRFLQGMGGGAMLICQVAVLSHQFQEGRERSKAFSAWGIIFGIGLGFGPIIGGMIVAIANWQWVFLVHTLVSVVAFGLAFAGVQESCDPHAQHLDVPGVVTLSASTFGLVYLITQGPALGFDSVVAWSIIAGTATSFMAFLYVEKRSPRPMFDFSVFRIRPFSGAMFGSMGMNFSYWPFMIYLPIYFQGALGYTSVKAGLSLLAYTLPTLVVPPFAERLALRFEARRVIPLGMFTIGLGFLLMRLGTGADHASWITMLPGCLACGIGLGLTNTPVTNTATGSVSSNRAGMASGIDMSARLISLAINIALMGFVLLEGVLSSLSRALPDISDVASLRLLAEKVAAGAIAELSQSSVELMAADPHGVIVHAALVHGFRLVMLYGMTGAWVLTFFSVVAFDGRSAREANASVRHPVVARKDRFLTRVATNMLAKVRSTSRSKVCKSD
- a CDS encoding LysR family transcriptional regulator gives rise to the protein MTDKLDGVAVFVQVVEAGSFTLAAERMHLTRSAIGKVIARLEGRLDARLLHRTTRTQTLTEAGQAYYDRCVRALAELDAAEAELDSGHSEPRGRLRVSAPLAFGHHCVAPVLFGLARKHPALQIDISFTDRVVDLVEENIDLAIRIGELRDSTSLAARGLGVQDLSIGAAPSYLARHGMPVDIDDFAGHVGIAYSRAGVVSPWRMRDTDGVEWELPIESKLSMDDIQAIAGAGVAGLGLVQVPCWLLTRYMATGELVAVRERCGVRPMDIHAVWPKTPYLPLKTRYAIDALVAEIPAMNLG
- the bla gene encoding class A beta-lactamase, coding for MTDRRGVAKAILAVSGACLFPTLFPMSRAFAQSDNDAPDALSVALRHIETDRGGRLGVAVIDTQTGKRAGYRSHERFPMCSTFKLLAVAAVLSRVDSGTDRLERRIRFEPNDVVVNSPVTQNRSGAQGMTLAEICEAAITFSDNTAGNLMLASIGGPEALTAYARLLGDHVTRLDRVEPELNEARPGDPRDTTSPAAMLSNMRALVTGDPLQPASRDRLIGWLAGNKTGGTRLRAGLPQQWRIGDKTGAGEHGTTNDVAVVWPSEESRPLFISIYLTGDPSDGKHQNATIASVGAAIAQWLHG
- a CDS encoding cytochrome P450, whose translation is MADLQLDVNPTLRTVADLPCPRGMPILGNLFQMAPAKLHLTLEQWAKQFGSPYRVQLGTIPVTVWTQADLFQTVMRERPHLYRRFAPMESVMAELGGNGLFSAEGAAWEPQRRLVMRALSFSNIKGFFPALEAITGRFLVRLQQAEKEQRTLEMTKELKRYTVDVTSTLAFGEDPHTLEREQGIIQEQLALVTPALMRRITAIFPYWHYVTLAEDRRLARAMVEVHSYIRKMIERARERMREAPDAPPRNLLEAMLAARNEPDSKVTDEQISANVLTLLVAGEDTTANAIAWALMYVAADTRLQNRLFEQARMAFGESAICPDYDALKHLDLCEAVCNEALRLRPVAAIQTFEPLTDVYIGGVAIPARTRMLFLTRPATRDPLNFAHPETFDPDRWKHPRDPSEGAHELKAYLTFGAGPRVCPGRYLAAVEMRLVISMLTRHFEIELAIDPAKIEEVSAFTMVPNTMPVRLRPRG